A stretch of Gallus gallus isolate bGalGal1 chromosome 2, bGalGal1.mat.broiler.GRCg7b, whole genome shotgun sequence DNA encodes these proteins:
- the CCR8L gene encoding C-C chemokine receptor 8 like, translating into MNPTDLFLSTTEYDYGYDENTAPCNEGNSFPRFKSLFLPILYCLVFVFCLLGNSLVLWILLTRKRLMTMTDICLLNLAASDLLFIVPLPFQAYYASDQWVFGNALCKIMAGIYYTGFYSSIFFITLMSIDRYIAIVHAVYAMKIRTASCGTMISLVLWLVAGLASVPNIVFNQQLEIEQSVQCVPVYPPGNNIWKVTTQFAANILGLLIPFSILIHCYAQILRNLQKCKNQNKIKAIKMIFIIVIVFFLFWTPFNVVLFLDSLQSLLIIDNCQASSQITLALQLTETISFIHCCLNPVIYAFAGVTFKAHLKRLLQPCARILWSPTRGSGVTQSSLVLSQISGCSDSAGVL; encoded by the coding sequence ATGAATCCCACAGACCTGTTCCTAAGCACAACAGAGTATGACTATGGATATGATGAAAACACTGCTCCTTGCAATGAAGGAAACAGCTTTCCCAGGTTTAAATCTCTCTTCCTGCCAATCCTTTACTGCCTCGTGTTTGTCTTCTGCCTTCTGGGAAACTCCTTGGTCCTCTGGATCCTCCTGACCAGAAAGAGGCTGATGACGATGACTGATATCTGCCTGCTGAACCTTGCAGCCTCCGATCTCCTCTTCATTGTGCCTCTCCCTTTCCAAGCATACTATGCTTCGGATCAGTGGGTTTTTGGCAATGCATTGTGCAAGATAATGGCTGGCATTTATTACACGGGTTtttacagcagtattttctttataaCTCTGATGAGTATTGACAGGTACATAGCAATTGTCCACGCTGTCTATGCCATGAAGATACGGACGGCCTCTTGTGGCACAATGATCAGCTTAGTCCTGTGGCTGGTGGCTGGCTTGGCTTCTGTACCCAACATCGTGTTCAACCAGCAGCTGGAAATTGAGCAGTCTGTGCAGTGTGTCCCTGTGTATCCCCCTGGCAACAATATCTGGAAGGTTACAACTCAGTTTGCTGCCAATATCTTGGGTCTCTTGATTCCCTTTAGCATCCTCATCCACTGCTATGCCCAGATCCTAAGAAActtgcaaaaatgcaaaaatcagAACAAGATCAAAGCAATCAAGATGATTTTCATCATTgtcattgttttcttcctcttctggaCCCCCTTCAATGTCGTGCTCTTCTTGGACTCCCTGCAGAGCCTGCTTATCATTGACAACTGCCAGGCCAGCAGCCAGATCACCTTGGCCCTGCAGCTCACAGAAACCATTTCCTTCATCCACTGCTGCCTCAACCCTGTGATCTATGCCTTTGCTGGGGTGACGTTCAAGGCTCACCTGAAAAGACTGCTTCAACCCTGTGCCCGTATCCTCTGGAGCCCCACCAGAGGCTCTGGGGTCACTCAGTCATCTTTGGTGCTCAGCCAGATCTCTGGCTGCTCTGACAGCGCTGGGGTGCTCTGA